AGGCAGAACAGGTGGTCGTCGTACTCCGTGACGGTCTTGCCTGGCCAGTGCTTGTAGACCGCACCGACCTCGAACTCCTCGTAGCTGCGGCCGAACTGCACTGCGACTCCTTCGTACGACGGAACCTGTCGCGACCATCCTCGCAGCGTGACCGCCGTCACCCGGCCTGGGGGCGGTCCTCCTGAGGCAGGGCGCACGCAGGGGTGCCGCCGGGCAGCGACCCGCGGTGGTCGGCGACCCAGCGGTAGACCCGCGCGGCCACCCACGAGGCCGGCGGGACGAGCAGCACCGCACCGAGGGGTCGCCAGGGCAGGGCGCTCGCGAGCAGCAGCCGCGCGACCGCGGCGTGACCGCTCGACACGCGGCCGTCGTCGGCCACCCACTGCAGCGACTCCTGGCACTGCTGCGCCGTCAGCCCGAGCGCCGGCAGGTCGGCGTGCTGCCACGCGACGACCCGGCCGGCCCGCAGCCGCAGCCGCTCGGCGACCCGCACCGACGATGTGCAGAAGGCGCAGTCGCCGTCGTAGACCAGGGTGCTCACGCGCCCAGTCTCGCACCGTTCCAGGTGACCGGCGGCCCGTGACCGAGAGCCTCGGCGAGGCGCACCCGCTGCCCACCCGGCCAGCGCTGCGCCGTCACGGTGAAGTCGACGTCGCGGTGCCCGACCCGCTCGGGCTCGAGGGCGACCCGCACCAGCGGCGCGTCCGGTCCGATTGCGCGCCCCACGGTGTCGAGCAGGGCGTCGACGGCGGCCCGCTCGCCGGGGTCGACGTACTGCATGACGACGCTGTGCCACACGACCGTCGTCACCCCGGTCGGGAGGTCGGCGAGCTCGCGGGTGAGGAAGTCGAGCGCGCCGGCCCGCTCGACCACCACCGGGACCCGCTCGGCGACCTGCAGCGCGCCACGCAGCCGCTCGAGCCGGGCGGTCTGGTCGGCCCAGACGTAGGACGTCAGGGTCAGCCGGCCGTCGGTCGTCGCGGGATCGACGGGGGCCGGGTCGCAGCCGCGACGCGAGACGAGGACAGGGGCGTCGTACGACGGAAGAGCACCGGTCCACGGATCGACGAGGCGGACGGGGCTGGCCGGGTCACCGAGGACCCGACCGTCGGCGAGGGCGTAGGCGAAGGCGTCGCAGCGCAGGTTGAGCCCGGCCGACGAGCCGACCTCGAGCAGCCGCACCGGCCCGCCGCCCAGCATCCCGAGGACGCCCCACAGGACCGCGGCCCGACCGACCTCGTTGGTCTGGACCGGCTGCAGGACCAGGGAACGCAGCGCGTCGAGGCGCTCGCGGCAGGCACGCTCCGCGGCCGGCCAGACGTCACCGACCGGCGCGGTCCCGCCGACGCTCGGGTAGTGCAGCGCGAGCTCCTGAGCACGGCGCCCGAGGACCAGGCGGTGCAGGGCACC
This genomic interval from Mycobacteriales bacterium contains the following:
- a CDS encoding DUF393 domain-containing protein, coding for MSTLVYDGDCAFCTSSVRVAERLRLRAGRVVAWQHADLPALGLTAQQCQESLQWVADDGRVSSGHAAVARLLLASALPWRPLGAVLLVPPASWVAARVYRWVADHRGSLPGGTPACALPQEDRPQAG
- a CDS encoding DUF2332 domain-containing protein, which codes for MRTLVERLREQGRQCALAGSPLTAALLAGAADDYAAGGVVRDLLADEEGTPSGSVPSLRLAGALHRLVLGRRAQELALHYPSVGGTAPVGDVWPAAERACRERLDALRSLVLQPVQTNEVGRAAVLWGVLGMLGGGPVRLLEVGSSAGLNLRCDAFAYALADGRVLGDPASPVRLVDPWTGALPSYDAPVLVSRRGCDPAPVDPATTDGRLTLTSYVWADQTARLERLRGALQVAERVPVVVERAGALDFLTRELADLPTGVTTVVWHSVVMQYVDPGERAAVDALLDTVGRAIGPDAPLVRVALEPERVGHRDVDFTVTAQRWPGGQRVRLAEALGHGPPVTWNGARLGA